Below is a window of Uranotaenia lowii strain MFRU-FL unplaced genomic scaffold, ASM2978415v1 HiC_scaffold_353, whole genome shotgun sequence DNA.
gaacgacaaaacagcttaacctcaataaacggattcggcgaatagtcactttttttcgagaagaatagtaccgttttgtttagctcaatccaggtcaacttcacctcgctacgaggtaagtttcaccttatttggttttacctttttttctaggtgaattatacttttttattcagctcaattcaggtgaacttcacctcgctacgaggtaagatttaccttttttggattcacctttttcctcggtgaattgtaccttttttccatcctcgattcaggtaaattttacctcgctgtgaggtgagtttcacctcgaagaggtagaagttacctttttggctttcacgagcgttcacctttgctaactcggtaaattttacctttttattattttccgtgtttaTTTGCGAGCGAGAATCGTAGCTGTCAGTTCGTGACCCCTTGAAtacaaaaaagaagaaaaacaaacaaacaaaaaattcagattcgATTTTTCCGTTTGTGTTCGGATGACGTAAGTGAAACCACCAAGATTTGATAGCCGTAAGCTTCAAAGCTAAAACATAATATAAGCCTTTTAATATTAATTCAGCTGATAAATTAATTGAACTTACATTTTAGTGTTCACAATACTTCGAGCGGTAGTGTAATCTGGACTATCTCGAGCTGAACTCGAATTTTAACGTCGATACtaaataatttgtaaagttATCATATAACGTAATTTAGGTAATTTAATCGTTGGACTTACGATGAACTATCCGATTGCTACGTATCTCGTGTGATACTTCCAATACGTTAATCCGAAACGTCTATATGCCTTCTTTGGCTAGTTTCTTTAAACTTGCTGCACTTTGATTACAATAGTGAATTAGTTAGTTATTGGtgtgtaaattatttttataattgtaaTACTAACCAAATACTGCTATTAATGTAACGCAACAATTGTGCTAACGATTTCTGCTAAGCTGAATATTAATTATAGGGTATTACTGATATTGAAAATGCCGCCGCCAGTTTCACGTTCTTCTTGACATTCCTTTTAAGTTCCGCTTCGTAGTCGGAGAGGTGCAAAAGTTCAAACCGTCGTAAATCACAACTTCTGACAGAACTGCTGTTATCGTTGTCAAGCACTGTGGGCCGCGTGAACATCCCCCCACCCGTGCATTTCCGACGGATCTGGAACGTTTTCTGCTGACCCGGGCTTAACCTCGAGTAGCGCCAACTTTACCACCGGTTTTAAACTTTCACCGTTGGCAGTCACCACATACGCCTTTCGCACTTGTCCATCGGGGGCTTTGACGACGCTAGAAACGCGACCTCGAATCCAACCGTTCCGTTTATTTCCGTCTACTACGAGCACAAGATCTCCTGGTTCCAAAGGTTTCACCGGCTGGAACCATTTTGTTCTTCGAGTTATAGTGGGTAGATATTCTCGAACCCATCTGTTCCAGAATATGTCTACTAAATTTCTAGAGAGTTTCCAACTATCTCTGAGCACTGTTCCTTCCGGTTCCGCCAGGCTCATCGGTTGGGTGATACCGTGTTCACCATACAACAAAAAATGGTTTGGTGTAAGTGCCTCAGAATTAGCCGTTTCTAGGGGTATATAGGTAAGAGGCCTGGAATTGACTATCGCTTCCGCTTCGAGCGCTACTGTCTCCAACACCTCATCGCAAGGATTTTGCGGGTGTTTCGAAATTCCCTCCATAGCCACTTTAATAGAACGAACCATTCGTTCCCACGAACCACCCATGTGAGGAGCGGCAGGTGGGTTGAAATTCCATCGTGTGGTAGAATTGGTGAATGTCACAGCGCACTCCTGATGAATGTGTTTTAGCTGGTCCGCGAGGATGTTTTTCGCTCCTTGGAAATTGGTTCcattatcggagaaaatttctGCGGGTGAACCTCTGCGGGCAATAAATCGACGAAATGCCAGAATACACGAACTCGTTGTTAAGCTGTGTGTTATTTCAAGGTGTACTGCTCGTACCGTTAAACAGGTGAATAGTGCAATCCAACGTTTGACCAAGCTACGACCTTGCTTCACTAATTGAGGTCCGAAGTAGTCAACACCCACAAAGGTGAACGGCTTGACAAACGGAGTAAGTCGAACTCGGGGAAGTGGTGCCATTATCGGCGGTCGTGGCTTGGCCTTTCTGAGTATGCAAAGCTGACAATCCGCGCTGACTCGCTTGACCTGGGCTCGGAGTCCACATATGAAGAACCTTTGTCGCATTTCGTTCACTACTGTCTCGTTGTTCCCGTGTAAGTAGCGCCGATGATAGCTGTCAATGATAAGGTTTGTCAGACGGTGCCTTTGCGGAAGTATAATAGGATACTTAGCTTCGAATGGGGTGAAGGGAGCTGCCCCAATCCTGCTGTTCATCCTTATGACTCCGTTCTTGTCGATATACGGTGAGAGTTTATATAACGGGCTCGACTTTACTATCGGTGGTGCAGTATTAGTTCTTGGATTTTGTTTGAGTGTAGCATATTCATCTGGGAACGCGTCCATCTGCGCCATACGCCAGAGAAGATTTTCCGCCGCTGCATATTCATCAGATGTTAACAAACCCAGTACTCGATTTTTGCGAAATCCGTTAATAGCTCGAACCAAAAATGTTGCTCGACGAAGAAGGGACCTCCAACAGGAGAACCTTGTAAAGTCAATCGGTGAATTTGGAGCTTCTCCGTGGTGTAGAAATACGGCGCGAAGTTCATCTTCTGTGTTAAATTTTGCATTGTGGTGGGTCGGCCAAAAAGATTCGTGTTGCTTAAGGAAATCCGGACCTGTGAACCACCGATTTTGGGCGTTGAAACTTGGACCAATTCCCCATTTAGTTGCCTCGTCTGCTACGTTTTGTTTGGTTGGAACATAACGCCGTTCGTCGACGCGCGTGTTCGTTAGAATTTCGCCGACTCTGACTGCCACATATTGATGAAATCGTCGGCTATCTGATCTCAGCCAAGCCAGTACTGTCATGGAATCCGTCCAAAAAACGCGTTTATTGATCGGTATATTAAGCGATGAACAGGTATCGTGACCGATCCGACTTCCGAGAACACCGGCTTGGAGTTCTAGCCGAGGTATGGACAACGGTTTTAATGGTGCCACTTTTGTTTTCGCTGTAACTAAAGACACTTCAAATTTGTCTTCAATAGCCGCGCGCAAATAGGCCACTGCTGcgtacactcagaaataaataaaatatcaa
It encodes the following:
- the LOC129759982 gene encoding uncharacterized protein LOC129759982; translation: MDAFPDEYATLKQNPRTNTAPPIVKSSPLYKLSPYIDKNGVIRMNSRIGAAPFTPFEAKYPIILPQRHRLTNLIIDSYHRRYLHGNNETVVNEMRQRFFICGLRAQVKRVSADCQLCILRKAKPRPPIMAPLPRVRLTPFVKPFTFVGVDYFGPQLVKQGRSLVKRWIALFTCLTVRAVHLEITHSLTTSSCILAFRRFIARRGSPAEIFSDNGTNFQGAKNILADQLKHIHQECAVTFTNSTTRWNFNPPAAPHMGGSWERMVRSIKVAMEGISKHPQNPCDEVLETVALEAEAIVNSRPLTYIPLETANSEALTPNHFLLYGEHGITQPMSLAEPEGTVLRDSWKLSRNLVDIFWNRWVREYLPTITRRTKWFQPVKPLEPGDLVLVVDGNKRNGWIRGRVSSVVKAPDGQVRKAYVVTANGESLKPVVKLALLEVKPGSAENVPDPSEMHGWGDVHAAHSA